One genomic segment of Bacteroides caccae includes these proteins:
- a CDS encoding helix-hairpin-helix domain-containing protein, whose translation MKTTQLLRLISIINSLFIIPACSAQNPSENLMEEVLEDLSVNNDINNSVNSLNWENELEELSNRLQEPVNLNSATREQLEQFPFLSDIQIEHLLAYIYIHGQMETIYELQLVEELDRQTIQYLLPFVCIKAINNEPAFRWKTMLKDAGRYGKNEVLTRLDIPFYKRKGYEHTYLGPSVYNSVKYTFRYRDQLYAGGVAEKDAGEPFAALHNRYGYDYYSFYLLLQNCGRLKSLAVGNYRLSFGQGLVMSTDYLMGKTIYASSFNNRSTGIKRHSSTDEYNYFRGVATTVALTKRLSVSAFYSHRNMDGVVTDGEITSVYKTGLHRSRKEADKKNLLTSQLTGGNVSYQQNHIRLGITGVYYVFNRPYEPELTGYSKYNIHGNHFYNLGIDYAYRWRRFSFQGETAIGKQGWASLNRLQYSPVQDIQFMLIHRFYSYDYWAMYAHSFGEGSTVQNEQGYYVGLETTPFSHWRFFVSFDLFSFPWKKYRINKPSRGTDGLIQATFTPRTNLSMYLKYRYKQKERDLTGSKGTLTLPIFHHQLRYRLNYSLNDVFSSRTTLDYNHFHSQDRAATKGYQVTQMISSQLPWTRLFADVQGSYFCTDDYDSRVYVSEKGLLYTFYTPSFQGRGFRCAVRLRYELNKHWLFITKFGETIYLNRNEIGSGNDLIYGNKKADIQMQLRIKF comes from the coding sequence ATGAAAACTACTCAACTATTACGGTTGATAAGTATTATAAACAGCCTGTTCATAATTCCTGCTTGTAGTGCTCAAAACCCTTCAGAAAATCTTATGGAAGAAGTTCTTGAAGATTTATCTGTTAATAATGATATTAATAACTCGGTTAATTCCCTGAATTGGGAAAATGAATTGGAAGAGCTTTCCAACCGTCTGCAGGAGCCTGTTAATTTAAATAGTGCTACCCGTGAACAACTCGAACAATTTCCTTTTTTAAGTGATATTCAGATTGAGCATTTATTGGCTTATATTTATATACATGGGCAAATGGAAACCATTTACGAACTTCAGTTGGTAGAGGAACTGGACAGGCAGACTATTCAGTATTTATTGCCTTTTGTCTGTATAAAAGCTATTAACAATGAGCCTGCTTTTCGGTGGAAAACTATGTTGAAAGATGCAGGAAGGTATGGTAAGAATGAAGTGTTAACTCGCTTGGATATACCATTTTATAAACGAAAAGGTTATGAACATACCTATTTGGGACCTTCTGTTTATAACTCTGTGAAATATACATTTCGATATCGTGACCAGCTTTATGCAGGGGGAGTTGCCGAAAAAGATGCCGGAGAACCTTTTGCTGCTTTGCATAATCGCTACGGATATGATTATTACTCATTTTATTTATTACTTCAGAATTGTGGTCGGTTGAAATCATTGGCTGTTGGTAACTATCGGCTTAGTTTCGGGCAAGGCTTAGTGATGAGTACGGATTATCTAATGGGAAAAACAATATATGCATCCTCTTTCAACAATCGCAGCACTGGAATCAAAAGGCATTCTTCTACGGATGAATATAATTATTTTCGTGGGGTGGCAACTACTGTTGCTTTGACAAAACGTTTATCGGTTTCTGCATTCTATTCACATCGGAATATGGATGGTGTTGTTACGGACGGAGAAATAACATCTGTATATAAAACCGGATTACATAGAAGTCGCAAAGAAGCGGATAAAAAGAACTTGCTCACATCACAGTTAACAGGCGGAAATGTTAGTTATCAACAGAACCATATCCGATTGGGTATCACCGGTGTTTACTATGTTTTCAACCGACCTTATGAACCGGAACTAACAGGTTATTCCAAGTATAATATTCATGGAAATCATTTCTATAATTTAGGGATAGATTATGCTTATCGTTGGCGTCGCTTCTCTTTTCAGGGAGAAACGGCGATAGGAAAACAAGGTTGGGCTTCTTTGAACCGATTACAATACTCGCCGGTTCAAGACATACAGTTTATGTTGATACATCGTTTTTATTCGTATGATTATTGGGCTATGTATGCTCATTCTTTCGGTGAAGGAAGTACGGTTCAAAATGAACAGGGATATTATGTTGGATTAGAAACAACACCTTTCAGCCATTGGAGGTTTTTTGTTTCATTCGATCTGTTTTCTTTTCCCTGGAAGAAATACAGAATTAATAAACCTTCCCGTGGAACGGACGGATTGATTCAGGCAACTTTTACTCCGCGTACTAATTTATCAATGTATCTGAAATATCGTTATAAGCAGAAAGAACGTGACTTGACAGGCAGTAAAGGAACACTAACGCTTCCTATTTTTCATCATCAACTTCGTTATCGTTTGAACTATTCTTTGAATGATGTGTTTAGCAGTCGTACAACTTTAGATTATAATCATTTTCATTCTCAGGACAGAGCTGCTACTAAAGGATATCAGGTTACACAGATGATATCCTCCCAACTGCCTTGGACCAGGCTGTTTGCTGACGTTCAAGGCAGTTATTTTTGTACGGACGATTATGACTCCCGTGTGTATGTATCAGAAAAAGGATTGCTCTATACATTTTATACTCCTTCCTTTCAAGGTCGCGGATTTCGTTGTGCTGTCCGGTTAAGATATGAATTGAATAAACACTGGTTGTTTATAACCAAGTTCGGAGAAACTATCTATCTGAACCGGAATGAAATAGGTTCCGGCAACGATTTAATCTATGGAAATAAAAAAGCAGATATACAAATGCAACTACGTATCAAGTTTTAA
- a CDS encoding sigma-70 family RNA polymerase sigma factor, with protein MDDKAAFDRMFNEWYAQFVYFAYYFVNDVEVCRDIVSDVFEYLWRNYDKIEEVTAKTYLYTIIRTRCIDYLRKQNIHEEYVEFTSQLINKIKESDSQQPDSRILCIRKAMKKLTPYNYYILEACYIHNKKYKEVAEELNVSVAAIHKNIVKALRILREELGQKGNQNEF; from the coding sequence ATGGATGATAAAGCTGCTTTTGACAGAATGTTTAATGAGTGGTATGCACAATTTGTATATTTTGCATACTATTTTGTAAATGATGTCGAAGTCTGCCGGGATATCGTAAGTGATGTTTTTGAATATTTGTGGCGTAATTATGATAAAATAGAAGAAGTTACAGCGAAAACTTATTTGTATACAATAATTCGTACACGTTGCATTGATTACCTTCGTAAACAAAATATCCATGAAGAATATGTCGAATTTACTTCGCAATTAATCAATAAAATAAAAGAATCGGATTCACAACAACCGGATTCCCGTATTTTATGTATTCGTAAAGCCATGAAAAAGCTGACTCCGTATAATTATTACATTTTGGAAGCGTGTTACATCCATAACAAGAAATATAAGGAAGTGGCCGAGGAACTCAATGTAAGCGTGGCAGCTATTCATAAGAATATAGTAAAAGCTTTGCGTATTCTTCGTGAAGAATTAGGCCAAAAAGGTAACCAAAATGAATTTTAA
- a CDS encoding FecR family protein — translation MDENNTYINKSEKEALEIMENVSDITSDQLQALRENEECFQTCSDIAEAVIGMQMEKNALSINTQQALADFHRKHLDRRNKKLYILWTSVAGVAATIIIILVLRMMSFSPESDIESIKVFQADHAPQQVTLQVAGEEKVEPLKKAVQSLPSSTVKLSPQKIAYNTIQTENKKIRNKKVQIHRLSIPRGETFKVVLSDGTEVLLNSDSRLSYPTVFKGKERVVSLEGEAYFNVTKNTEHPFIVKSGNVQVRVLGTEFNMCSYTPDNVRVTLIEGKVAVSDTCSLQTVEMKPGQSAQLVSDGTFAVDEVDTETFLYWKEGFFYFDDVALVDMMKEIGKWYNIDIEFRNSEIMNLRMHFLANRQQKVSDLIELLNRMERIHVYLEGESLIIE, via the coding sequence ATGGATGAAAATAATACATATATAAATAAGTCGGAAAAGGAAGCTTTGGAAATAATGGAAAATGTTTCTGATATTACTTCCGATCAATTGCAAGCATTAAGAGAGAATGAGGAATGCTTTCAGACCTGCAGTGATATTGCAGAAGCTGTAATAGGAATGCAAATGGAAAAAAATGCACTTTCCATTAATACACAGCAGGCTTTAGCTGATTTTCATCGAAAACATCTGGACAGGCGAAATAAAAAGCTCTATATTTTATGGACAAGTGTTGCAGGAGTAGCGGCAACAATCATTATTATACTGGTTTTACGCATGATGTCCTTTTCTCCGGAATCGGATATAGAAAGTATTAAAGTTTTTCAGGCAGACCACGCCCCGCAGCAAGTTACTTTGCAGGTTGCCGGTGAAGAAAAAGTTGAACCTTTAAAAAAAGCAGTGCAATCACTTCCCTCTTCTACGGTGAAATTATCACCGCAGAAGATTGCTTATAATACTATTCAGACTGAGAATAAGAAAATAAGAAATAAAAAAGTACAGATACATAGATTAAGTATACCGAGAGGAGAAACTTTTAAGGTAGTTTTATCCGACGGGACTGAAGTACTTTTAAATTCGGACAGTCGCTTGTCTTATCCTACGGTGTTTAAAGGAAAAGAAAGAGTTGTTTCTTTGGAAGGGGAAGCTTATTTTAATGTAACCAAAAACACTGAACATCCTTTTATAGTAAAAAGTGGAAATGTTCAGGTTCGAGTATTAGGAACGGAATTTAATATGTGTAGCTATACCCCCGACAATGTCCGTGTTACCTTAATCGAAGGAAAAGTTGCCGTCAGTGATACCTGTAGTTTACAAACTGTAGAAATGAAGCCGGGGCAAAGTGCACAACTCGTTTCAGACGGAACATTTGCCGTTGACGAAGTTGATACGGAAACATTCTTGTATTGGAAGGAGGGATTCTTTTATTTCGACGATGTAGCATTGGTGGATATGATGAAAGAAATAGGTAAATGGTATAATATAGATATAGAATTTAGAAACAGTGAGATAATGAATCTGCGTATGCATTTTCTGGCAAACCGTCAGCAGAAAGTTTCTGATTTGATTGAGTTGTTAAATCGTATGGAAAGAATTCATGTCTATTTAGAAGGTGAAAGCCTTATTATCGAGTAA
- a CDS encoding SusC/RagA family TonB-linked outer membrane protein, with product MERQAWKLIVLLLLFCYVHSPYVKAQVGNGKQITMEFKNEGLPSIFKRLQKLSGYKVLFIYDEVRSYHSTGKVEKASIEEVLKVIIGKHPLKYVIEGQFINITHKNPQNVISEVKGKIIAEEDGLPVIGATIQVEGTSIRTITDANGNFRLVNVPQSNRIKISYVGMQSQSLSPKPQMSVVLKTDTKALDEVVVEAGIIQRNKMGFTGSYRTVNQEELKAVGNINVLQSLKTLDPSFVVADDMSMGSDPNTMSRITMRGGTTMTISGIYDDTTTNPNEPLFILDGFESSLQEINDLDINRIESITLLKDAASTAIYGSKGANGVVVVETIKPKAGEVMINYSGDAQVAWADLGVYNMMNAAEKLEFEVLAGRYGDLNDWSGNRESIAQYQRALENVRRGVDTYWLKVPIQTAVTQSHSLNVSGGDKGFLYQIGAMFKDIQGVMKGSVRQTFGGNMRMTYRKNKFNISNNLNVNITNGNNGAWGSFSEFVNANPYYPVTNEDGTILRDLDVYKRANYADITATNPYYNAMLPSENRSKILSVTNNTNLNWYIIDNLRWTASMSLNTTNTDNMNFTDPAHTKYASSDYTKQGEYSSSKSRSWRYTMNTGIAYALSLNDHNLTFNGRAEIRSTSSNTESFVATGFPKGVGAIPSFAYSFKENSTPGYSESISRGVSFLGTFNYNYKYRYLFDASLSSDGSTSFGRDKKFQTFWSVGAGWNVSKESFAKDWDWMQELKLRGSFGSNGNQNVSNLTSNVYSYYAGSDIFGTASYLSGYANPNLEWQVVKKTSVGIDLMFWDNRLLLTMDYYHTNTNPLVVSIQQKPSSGLSTLPINLGHLNTNGFEFNVSWYAIRNLEKRIMLNFRLNGNTYKSVYGGFGEALANLNDAYKKDSSVDSKLNVNSMIQYQDGESPTALFAVRSLGIDPATGKEVFLTKNGTPTFDYNADDRVKIADTNPKIRGVFGISFTYKNLQASVNLRYNLGSFAFNSALFNKVENISASNIAYNQDKRALYSRWQNAGDVSQFKGISLTTQTPISSRFVQRDNYLRGESARISWDFSRDEWIKRLFLKDLRFNVSFNDFFDLSEMKRERGTDYPFQRAISFGLSARF from the coding sequence ATGGAAAGACAAGCATGGAAATTGATTGTTTTACTTTTGTTGTTCTGTTATGTCCATTCACCTTATGTTAAGGCACAAGTTGGTAATGGAAAGCAAATAACAATGGAATTTAAAAATGAAGGTTTACCTTCTATTTTTAAACGTTTGCAGAAATTATCGGGATATAAAGTACTTTTTATCTACGATGAAGTTCGTTCTTATCATTCTACTGGAAAGGTGGAGAAAGCTTCGATTGAAGAAGTTTTAAAGGTAATTATTGGGAAGCATCCTTTGAAGTATGTCATTGAAGGGCAATTCATCAATATTACACATAAAAATCCTCAGAATGTTATTTCGGAAGTAAAAGGTAAAATTATTGCTGAAGAAGACGGACTACCTGTAATTGGTGCAACCATACAGGTAGAAGGAACTTCTATTCGCACGATTACAGATGCGAACGGGAATTTCAGACTTGTCAATGTGCCTCAAAGCAATCGGATAAAGATATCTTATGTAGGCATGCAATCTCAATCGTTATCTCCGAAACCCCAGATGTCGGTGGTACTGAAAACCGATACCAAAGCATTGGATGAAGTGGTAGTAGAGGCAGGTATTATCCAACGTAATAAAATGGGGTTTACCGGTTCGTATAGGACAGTCAATCAGGAGGAACTGAAAGCTGTGGGTAATATTAATGTGCTTCAAAGTTTAAAAACGTTGGATCCTTCTTTCGTAGTTGCTGATGATATGTCGATGGGGTCTGACCCTAATACCATGTCCAGAATTACCATGCGTGGTGGTACTACGATGACTATTTCCGGAATTTATGATGATACGACGACCAATCCCAATGAACCTCTGTTTATTTTGGATGGTTTTGAATCTAGCCTGCAAGAGATTAATGATTTGGATATCAATAGAATTGAATCTATCACTTTACTTAAAGATGCTGCTTCCACTGCCATTTACGGTTCAAAGGGAGCAAACGGCGTGGTGGTTGTAGAAACTATTAAACCCAAAGCCGGTGAAGTGATGATCAATTATAGTGGAGATGCGCAAGTGGCATGGGCCGACTTGGGTGTTTACAACATGATGAATGCTGCCGAAAAACTGGAATTTGAAGTCTTGGCCGGTCGTTATGGTGATTTGAATGACTGGTCAGGCAACAGAGAAAGCATTGCACAATATCAGCGGGCTTTGGAGAATGTGAGAAGAGGAGTAGATACTTACTGGTTGAAAGTACCTATCCAAACTGCCGTCACACAATCTCATTCATTGAATGTGTCGGGAGGTGACAAAGGATTCCTGTATCAGATAGGTGCTATGTTCAAAGATATCCAAGGAGTTATGAAAGGTTCTGTTCGCCAGACATTCGGAGGAAATATGCGTATGACTTACCGTAAAAACAAGTTTAATATTTCGAATAACTTGAATGTAAACATAACAAATGGAAATAATGGTGCATGGGGCTCCTTTTCAGAGTTTGTAAATGCTAATCCTTATTATCCGGTTACTAATGAAGACGGTACTATCCTTCGTGATCTGGATGTGTATAAACGTGCGAATTATGCCGACATAACAGCTACTAATCCATATTACAATGCTATGTTGCCTTCCGAAAACAGATCTAAAATACTGTCCGTTACTAATAACACAAACCTTAATTGGTATATTATTGATAATCTGCGTTGGACGGCCTCAATGAGTTTGAATACAACCAACACTGACAATATGAACTTCACCGATCCGGCTCATACGAAGTATGCTTCGTCGGATTATACCAAACAAGGTGAATATTCCTCATCGAAATCCAGAAGTTGGCGTTATACCATGAATACCGGTATCGCTTATGCACTTTCTTTGAATGATCATAATCTGACTTTCAATGGCCGTGCTGAAATCAGGTCTACTTCTTCAAATACCGAGTCATTTGTAGCTACCGGTTTTCCGAAAGGAGTAGGTGCCATTCCTTCTTTTGCTTATTCCTTTAAAGAAAATTCGACACCCGGATATAGCGAAAGCATTAGTCGTGGAGTAAGTTTTCTGGGGACTTTCAATTATAACTATAAGTATCGTTATTTGTTTGATGCCAGTCTTTCGAGTGACGGTTCCACTTCTTTCGGGCGCGATAAGAAATTCCAGACATTCTGGTCGGTAGGGGCCGGTTGGAATGTCAGCAAGGAATCATTTGCCAAGGACTGGGACTGGATGCAGGAATTAAAATTACGTGGTTCATTTGGTAGTAACGGTAATCAGAATGTCAGTAACCTGACAAGTAATGTATATAGTTATTATGCAGGTAGCGATATTTTCGGTACTGCTTCTTATTTGTCCGGTTATGCCAATCCTAATTTGGAGTGGCAAGTTGTAAAGAAGACCTCTGTGGGTATTGATCTTATGTTCTGGGATAATCGTTTGTTGTTGACCATGGACTACTATCATACAAATACCAATCCATTGGTAGTATCTATTCAGCAAAAGCCTTCCAGCGGTTTGTCTACTTTACCCATTAATCTCGGTCATTTGAATACTAATGGTTTTGAGTTTAATGTGAGTTGGTATGCTATACGAAATCTGGAAAAGCGCATTATGCTGAACTTCCGTTTGAACGGAAATACTTATAAATCTGTATATGGAGGATTTGGAGAAGCTTTAGCTAACTTGAACGATGCCTATAAGAAAGACTCTTCGGTAGATAGTAAGTTGAATGTAAACTCAATGATACAGTATCAGGATGGTGAAAGTCCTACTGCCCTTTTTGCAGTTCGTTCGTTAGGCATCGATCCGGCAACGGGTAAGGAAGTATTTCTCACCAAGAACGGAACTCCTACATTCGATTATAATGCTGACGACCGTGTGAAGATAGCCGATACCAATCCGAAAATTCGGGGTGTATTCGGTATATCGTTTACTTACAAGAATTTGCAGGCAAGTGTCAACTTGCGTTATAACTTAGGTTCGTTTGCATTCAACTCGGCTTTGTTTAACAAGGTAGAAAATATTTCTGCATCGAACATTGCTTATAATCAGGATAAGCGTGCTTTGTATAGCAGATGGCAGAATGCCGGTGATGTATCACAGTTCAAGGGTATTTCATTAACTACCCAGACTCCGATTTCATCTCGCTTTGTTCAACGCGACAATTATCTGCGTGGCGAAAGTGCACGTATCAGTTGGGATTTTTCCAGAGACGAATGGATTAAGCGTTTGTTCCTGAAAGACCTGCGGTTTAATGTTTCATTCAATGATTTCTTCGACTTGAGCGAAATGAAACGGGAAAGAGGAACGGACTATCCGTTCCAGAGAGCCATATCTTTCGGATTAAGTGCTCGTTTCTAA
- a CDS encoding RagB/SusD family nutrient uptake outer membrane protein yields the protein MKRNISHLLYIVAIGFFTSCSDFLDVAPKDKVLEEDQYKTEAGIHGALNGLYRQLISTSLYGANLSQTALDAMGHFYTYPPSQPSGNKLSATLFFLCNGRSEEYGAAESIFADIWKSGYNTLLNINYFLKSMEGSTAVIGSNNKDVLMGEAYGLRAYLHFDLFRLFGPRWEDRSNINKILPYSRTTDMILNHVGYEEDVYSTADEYLDYLLEDIREAERLLATDPILSDDSAISKELISDFYKNRNRRMNYYAVKALEARVLQYIGDYKNAAIAAKVVTDQIGEKGKVFSWTNVTTVLANMDYSFFNEVVFGINNPDMLSNYNSFYNKTDINDLYAVDRDNLVQNIYSGFGDNLKAIIDVRARQWTESNDQGGSSVSYSQNGTYISNKFNISANSNLPALVDFQPLIRVTEMYYIQAETALKDGNKKTAAELLNTVSSHRGIPETSFYYLTENDMDEQFYSHIESEYYKEFYGEGQVYFYHKRMKSDQMFPGYGGVSVAVNASAMYNIPIPNIETDI from the coding sequence ATGAAAAGAAATATATCACATTTATTATATATAGTAGCCATAGGCTTCTTTACTTCCTGTAGCGACTTTCTGGATGTGGCACCGAAGGACAAGGTATTGGAAGAAGACCAGTATAAAACGGAAGCAGGTATTCATGGAGCTTTAAACGGGCTTTACAGGCAATTAATATCTACCTCCCTTTACGGGGCGAATTTATCTCAGACTGCTCTGGACGCAATGGGGCACTTTTATACCTATCCTCCGTCACAACCGTCGGGAAATAAATTGTCTGCCACATTGTTTTTCCTCTGTAACGGACGGTCCGAAGAGTATGGAGCAGCTGAAAGCATATTTGCCGATATATGGAAAAGCGGATATAATACGCTTCTCAATATCAACTATTTTTTGAAAAGCATGGAGGGATCGACTGCTGTTATCGGTAGTAACAATAAAGATGTATTGATGGGTGAGGCATACGGATTACGGGCTTATCTTCATTTTGACCTTTTCCGTTTGTTCGGCCCCAGATGGGAAGATCGTTCGAATATCAATAAGATTTTGCCGTATAGTAGAACTACGGATATGATACTGAATCATGTCGGTTATGAAGAAGATGTGTACTCCACTGCCGATGAATATTTGGATTATTTATTGGAGGATATTCGTGAGGCGGAACGGTTGTTGGCTACTGACCCTATCCTGTCTGATGACTCTGCTATTAGTAAGGAGCTGATAAGTGATTTTTATAAGAATCGTAACAGACGTATGAATTATTATGCGGTGAAAGCGCTCGAAGCCCGTGTATTGCAATATATAGGAGACTATAAGAATGCGGCTATAGCAGCCAAGGTAGTGACTGATCAGATAGGGGAAAAAGGAAAAGTGTTCTCATGGACAAATGTTACAACCGTACTTGCCAATATGGATTACTCTTTCTTCAATGAAGTAGTTTTTGGAATCAACAATCCGGATATGCTTTCCAATTATAACTCCTTTTATAATAAAACGGATATAAACGATTTATATGCAGTAGACCGTGATAATTTGGTTCAAAACATCTATTCCGGTTTTGGTGATAACCTGAAAGCAATAATAGATGTCCGTGCCCGGCAGTGGACGGAAAGTAACGACCAGGGAGGAAGTTCTGTCTCCTATTCGCAGAATGGTACCTACATCTCTAACAAGTTTAATATTTCAGCCAATAGTAATCTTCCCGCGTTGGTCGATTTCCAACCGTTGATTCGTGTCACTGAAATGTATTATATTCAGGCGGAAACAGCCTTGAAAGATGGTAATAAAAAGACAGCTGCCGAACTATTGAACACTGTTTCTTCTCATAGAGGCATTCCGGAGACTAGCTTTTATTACTTGACGGAGAATGATATGGATGAACAATTCTATTCCCACATAGAGAGTGAATATTATAAGGAGTTTTATGGGGAAGGGCAAGTTTATTTTTATCATAAGCGGATGAAGAGCGATCAGATGTTTCCTGGATACGGAGGAGTTTCGGTGGCAGTAAATGCCAGTGCAATGTATAATATACCTATTCCGAATATTGAAACAGATATATAA
- a CDS encoding DUF4843 domain-containing protein: protein MKRNSFKWCVYTFLFLGIGMVSCADEDLMTYEDVPRIYFKYADASSSDFGENEDQITVNMGYDRPLKNDSIIKIPIKLMGRVSETDRAVKVVMIPEESTATEGEDIEILSAYLPANSIFGNVEVRLKRTEAVDNEMLFARIRLASNENFHTDYSTSRYDKGNNRNGLIYSIYFTALAEKPSLWAASYSSMTLESTFGAYSNAKMNVIYEACGVTREYFEIDPEDNDPTGKETFTKRFSREISFGMVSLINRYLVKYKNEHGEPLLDEFGEEVKMPLSSIQ, encoded by the coding sequence ATGAAAAGAAACAGTTTTAAATGGTGTGTTTATACATTTCTATTTCTTGGGATAGGAATGGTATCTTGCGCTGACGAGGATTTAATGACTTATGAAGATGTTCCTCGAATTTATTTTAAATATGCTGATGCATCCTCTTCCGACTTTGGAGAAAATGAAGATCAGATCACTGTTAATATGGGATATGACAGGCCGTTGAAAAACGACAGTATCATTAAGATTCCTATCAAACTAATGGGACGAGTTTCGGAAACAGACCGGGCGGTAAAAGTAGTGATGATACCTGAAGAATCGACAGCCACAGAAGGAGAAGATATAGAGATTTTGTCTGCGTATCTACCTGCCAACTCAATCTTTGGTAATGTGGAAGTAAGGCTGAAACGTACGGAAGCCGTTGATAATGAAATGTTGTTTGCCCGTATCCGGTTGGCTTCGAATGAAAACTTTCATACGGATTATTCAACGTCCAGATATGATAAAGGAAACAATCGAAACGGATTGATTTATAGTATTTATTTTACGGCACTGGCTGAAAAACCCAGTTTATGGGCGGCTTCTTATTCGTCGATGACCTTAGAAAGTACATTCGGCGCATACAGTAATGCAAAAATGAATGTGATATATGAGGCTTGCGGAGTGACAAGAGAATATTTTGAGATTGATCCTGAAGATAACGACCCGACGGGTAAGGAAACGTTTACCAAACGTTTCTCGAGGGAAATTTCTTTTGGAATGGTTTCATTGATTAATCGTTACTTGGTAAAATATAAAAACGAGCATGGAGAGCCTTTGCTTGATGAATTTGGTGAAGAGGTCAAGATGCCTCTATCTAGTATTCAATAA